The following DNA comes from Flavisolibacter ginsenosidimutans.
CCGATTACGCCGGTGCTGATGTGTCCACCGTTCTGCACCTGAATCTTCTGAACAATATTTTGAAAAACTTTTTCACTGTCGCTTGTAGCAACAAGGTGAAAGGCCAACGGCAACAAGTTTGCCGTAACCGTGTTGTTGCTGTATTGCGCTGTTGAAGGGTGATAAAATTTTTTGTTGAATGCCGCTTTCACCTTCACCGCTTCCGCTGCGAAACCGGCAATGTCTTCATCGTGTCCTGTTAAGGAAGCAAAGCGTTGCATCACGTCCATGAAGTAATAGTAATAAGCAGTAGCAAGTAACTGCGGATCGGTGTTGCGCATTGAATCCTGGCTGTGAATCAGCTTGGGTGATTCCGGCGGCACGCACCAATCGCCGTAGCTGTCTTTTGTTACGATGTATTCAGGCGTCATGTACTTGCCTTTCATGTATGCAAGCCATTTCTTCATTGCCGCGTAATGTTTTTCAATGGGCGCCTTGTTGCCGTATTGCCGGTACAGCATATCCGACACGGTAAGAAAAGCGCCGGGCCAGGTCATGTTGTCTTTGTAATAAAACCAAAAGCTTGGAGCAACATCGGGGATACTGCCTTCCGCTGTTTGCGCATCGGCCAGATCGTTCATCCATTTTGCGTAAAAGGCATTGTTGTCAAACAAAAAACTTTCGCCGTAAGCGCCCATCGTTCTGTCGCCAAGCCAGGGCTGGCGTTCGTTGCGCTGCGGACAATCAACCGGCATTCCTTTGTAATTGCTGCGAATGCCCCAGTACGCATTTTTGTGAACCTGGTTGATGACGCTGTTTGATGTTTCAAGAGAACCGGTAGTTTGCAAATCATCGTACACAACTTCGCCGGCAAAGTCATCAAGCTTTGGTTTGCCGGGATAACCAGTGATTTCAACATAACGGAAACCGTGTGTAACAAAAGTTGGATTCCAGGTTTCTTTACCATCGCCTTTTAAGGTATAAACGTCCGTCACTTTCGCATCACGCAAATTGGCCACGTAGGGTTCTCCGTTCGGTTGCAGGCTTTCCGCAAAGCGCAAGGTTACTGCGGCCCCTTTTTCTCCTTTCACGTTCATCTTTAACCAACCGGCCATGTTTTGTCCCATGTCCAAAACGTACCTGTTGGACGAAAGTTTTTTTATGGAGACAGGCTTGATGCTTTCCATCACTTTCATAAATGGATTCATCTGCGCTTTCAGCATACCGCCGGGAGTTTTCATCAAATCAACTTGAAGCCAAGCCGCGTCGTTGAACTCTTTCTTGTTCCAACCATTCAATTCTTTTCGGGCATCGTATTCTTCGCCGTCGTATTCGTTGTTCGTTCTTATCGGGCCATCAGCCGTTGCTTTCCACGATTCATCACTTGCAACAATCTGTTTTGTACCATCGTTGTATTCGATTTCCAGTTGCAAAAGCATTCGCGGGAAACCGAAGTCGTGCCATTTCTGCGGCTTGTAAGCTTGCCGCATTGTAAAGAAACGGCCGTTGCCCAGCACAACACCGATTGCATTTTTTCCGCCCTTCAATTGGGGCGTTACGTCAAACGCATTGTACAAAATTGTTTTGCTGTAATCGGTTGGCCCGGGTGCGAGAACTTGATCACCAATTTTATCGCCGTTGATATACAATTCATAAAGGCCCAAACCCGAAACGTAGATTGTTGCCCGCTTAATGTCTTTGCTTGCTGAAATTTCTTTTCGCAGATATCTTGCAGAGAGCCGCGCAAATTTGCTTACGCTGTCCCAGGAAAATGCTCTATCCAAGCCAATCCATTTTGCTTTCCAGTCGGATGCTTGCAATAAACCCATTGTAAACGATGCAGGCGTGCTCCAGTCAGTTTCTCCAAGATTCGTCCAGGTTTTTACTTTCCAGAAACATTGTTGCCTGCTTTGCAAAGGCGTACCTGCATACACAACAAGAATAGACCGGTCGGATGCAAGCCTTCCGGAATTCCACAGATCACCTTCTTCACGTGACAATTTATCCAACGAAGAAGCGACGATGATTTGATAAGCCGTTTGCTTTACGCCCCTTGCAAGGCTGTTTATTTGCCAGTTGAAACGCGGTGACGTTACATCAATGCCTTTCGGATTAACCAACGTCTCACATTTTAAATTTTCAGTAATAATCACCTCTGAAGCTTTTGTAGCAATCGAGCAGCATGCAAGTAAAAAAGCGAAAACTATTTTATAAACGCGTTTCATTTTATTGGTTTCTGAAATCGAAATACAAGGTTATCTGCAATGCCCTGGTTGAGTCCTTTTCGTAATCGTAAAAAATATTTTTGCCGCCCATCGGACCGGTCGTTTCGGCACGCTGTGTTTTGCTGCCGATGCTTGGAATGCCTTGCATAAACGAAATGTCTCCGCTTGGAAACAACGGCTCGTAATTGTGCCATTGGTCGGTTTTTGGTGCCGGTGTAAAAAGACGCAGAAACAAATCTTCGTTGTCGGTATAAACGGTAAACGGCTGCGAGGTTGTAACGAACCGACACTGATAAAAGCTGGAATAATATCCTTTAAACTCAGGATAATCCCAGCTTTCGGCTGTTTCGGTGTTATTGTATTCCTTTCGCCAAATACCAAATTGGTTTCCTTTTAAACGGTTTTTCCAAACACGGTATGGGCCGTTGCCCATGTAGTCTACACCTTTGATTTGCGATTCGGGAAAAGAAAAATTCACGCCGTCAAACCAGGTAAAATAATTAGAAGGAAAATAACGAACAATCATTTGCACAATGCCTGATGGATAGATTTTCCACTGCAAAGTGTTGTAGCTTTTCTTTCTGTCAAACGAAGAAGCGATCACCAGTGTATCGCCTTCGTAACGTTGCGTGAATGACGAAAAATTATTCACGGCTTCTTGCACAATCGGTCCGTTTTTAAACGGAATATCGCCCTTTGCATTTTTTACATCCAGCAACAGGCCCGTACGTTGATGAATGCGCAACGAAACGCCGCTTGAACCAATGACAAAGGCAGAATCCTGCAATTGAATCGTTGGACGACTTGCTTTGCTTGTTCTTTGCAAGAACCGTTTCGCAACGCACGATGGTTTTAAAATTGGAAAACTCCAAGTAAAAATTTCTTTGTTGTCAACCCCAAAAGCCGAAACATACAAAACATCGTAGGCCTTCCAGGTATTGGGCAAAGAAATTTGCAACACGGCGTTTTGTTTCGGAAGCACGTTTGGCGATTTAGCCGTTCCGCTTATTTCTTTCAACGAAGTGTTTTGCAAGCTTTTTAACCTCCACAAAAACTTGCATTGCGAAAGATTGGTAAAATGAAAACGGTTCTCAACGTTGAACGTCCCGTCAAAATCATCCGTGATTTCTTTCCTTTCGAAATGCACCGGGCTCCAGATTTCTTTGATGGCAAAATAGCTTCCCTCTTTCTCGTGAAACGGACCGACGATGCCATCAGCGCCGTGAAATTTATCCGTGTCAATCGAATCTTTTAAATCGTGACGAACCACGCCTTCATCGGCCAGGTCCCATAAAAAGCCACCGGCGCTTAAGGGATTGCTCCACATCTTTTCCCAATAATCTTCCAAGCCTGCGCCATGACCGCCATCGAACCAGCCGTGCAAAAATTCGGTTGGCATTACAATGTTGTGACCAGCTTCATAATTGCCGATACCGTAGTTGTATTCGCGGTAATGTTGCGTATCAAAACCGTTGAAGTCCTGCCAGGGATGAATGACCGTTCTCTTTTGAATGTCGTTATTGGCAAACAAATGATCCAGTTCAAAATTGTGTCCGCCTTCGTTGCCGTTGTCCCAAAGAACAATGCAAGGATGGTTTACGTCGTGTTCAATCATTTCTTTCACCAGTTTTGAACCCGTTGGTATATCGTAATGCCCGTGCCATCCTGCTAATTCATTCAGCACGTAAAGGCCAAGCGAATCGCAAACGTCGAGGAAATGTTCGTCGGGCGGATAGTGTGACATGCGCACGGCGTTCATGTTCATGTCCTTCATCAGTTGTACGTCAGTTATGCTTAATGCTTTGCTCGTTGTGCGGCCTGTTGTTGGCCAGAAGGAGTGGCGATTCACGCCTTTGAATTTTACTTTCACGCCGTTCACGTAAATACCGTCGTGCGGCTTTACCTGTATCGTTCTAAAACCAAATTTTTTTTCAACAACATGAACTGCCTTTCCGTTTTTATACAACGTGAAAACGGCTTTGTATAAATTTGGAAATTCGGTAGACCAAAGCTTCGGCAAAGAAAACGGGGAAGCGATGAAAGTTTTATCGCCAGTTACGTTGGCCGTCGTGATGTTGCCAAATTTTGCTCCTTTCGCATCATACAACTGCACGGAGATTTTATTACCGCTCCCGGTTCTTACCTCCGCTAAAAAATTTCCACTTGCTTTTGCATCAATAGCAATGTAGTCGATGTGTGTTTGCGGCAATGCCTCCAAAAAAACAGGACGAAAAATGCCTCCGAAAATCCAGAAGTCAGCTTTTCGCTCGGCTTCGTTCACTGATTGGTTTGCGGAATGTTTGGCAACGGTGACTTCCAATAAATTTTTGCCGTCAAACCTTAACAGCGACGAGACGTTGTATTTAAACGCATAGAAAGCGCCTTGGTGAATTTCGCCTGCTGATTGCCCGTTCACTTTTACATCGGCATCTGTCATTACGCCTTCGAAACAAAGGTTGACCGTTTTGTTCTTCCAGTTTACAGGAACGGTAAACTCGTATTTGTATAAACCTTTTTCCTTGCCGCGAACGCTGTCTTTTGCCAGGCCGTAATCGTACTTGCCAAAGCCTTGTAATTCCCAACAAGAAGGCACAGCGATAGTTGTCCATTTGTTTGCACTCATGCCACCGGTACACATAAACTGCCACTGAACCGTGTTATCACTCCCGGTTCCGGAAAGATATTTAACTTCTGTTTGTTGGGCTAAGAGAAAAAAGGTTGAAAGAAGAAAAAAAGAGAAGAACGCCATCGCCTTAAAAGCAAAGGAACGCGGGGTTGAATCAAATGATATGTAATTTTTCCGCTTCAATCCTTTTTATTTTTATCCACCGATGACTTGTTGACGTTGCATTCAAAAGGCACGGCAGGCAGTCCGTCTTTGTTGAATAAATTGGGCTGTGCCGCTTCGTTCCAGGCAAAGCGAACAAAAGCTGGTGAAGGAACAGCAACGGAAACAACGATTACTTTGTCTTGAGCAATCGTCGCGTTCGCAGGATGATAAATACCGTCACTGCCGGCTACTTTAAACCAAGTCAACGGTTCGTTGTTGTTGGAGACGATGCCTGCGCCAAGGTGATCGAAACTTATGTTGATAATATTGCCTTTTACTTGCACCGCTTTCAATACCGGGCCGCTGTACTCAATCTTCTTTCCGTAATCGTGCGCAAGTGCCAACAAAGCAAGGCGCTTACCAATCTCCCATTTATACGTTGGGTGAAGATCGCTGATGTGATCAACCAAATCTGTTGTAACAATCATTCCCGTATGCGGCAACGAAAGCGCCTCGGATTGTGCTTGACGAAAGGCCGGAAGGTCTGTGTCGGTTAAAGCAACCTTACCGCTGTTTTTTGAATACTCAAAAGGCGCGATTTGAACAAAGTAAAAAGACGCACCGCCATCGTTCCACAACTTTCGCCAACTATTAATCAGGTGTTTGAATTTAAAACCATACACCGGCGCCTCTTTCAAAAAACAATTCGTTTCGCCCTGGTACCATAAAAAACCTTTTAGCGTAAACGGCGCCAACGGCTTTATCATGCCACTATAAAATTTACCGGGATTCGATTCATCAACAGAAATGGTTTGCGGGCTGTTGCCGTTCTTCACTTCACCCGACATCCACGGCTCGATGTTGCTTCCACTAACAGACGAACCAATCATGCCAACAGGCACATGCAGTTCTTCAAACAACTTCTTTGCAAAAAAATAACCGGCGGCGGAGAAAGCACGAAGCGACTCTCCTTCCGCTTCGTTCCATCCTTTGTTCACATTCGCAGCGTCGCCTTTCGTCAGGTCACGCTTCACCAGAAACAAGCGAATGGAGGTATTGCGCTCATTTTTCAAAGCAACCGAATCAATGCCGGTGCCGTGAAGTGCGTGAGCGAATTTGCCTTCCTTCATCATGGTGTATTCCATGTTTGATTGCCCGGAGCACAACCAAACTTCACCCACCAAAATATTTTTCAGCACAATGATATTGCTCCCGCTGATGGTTAATTCTCTTGGCTTATCCGAAGCGGCCATCGCATCGAGCCATGTCATCCAGTTGCCTTCACCATCGGCTTCCGCGTTCTTTTGCTGGCCTCCAAATTTCACCACGACTTTTTCGCCTTTATCAGCACGCCCCCAAATGGCAACCTGTGCGTTACGTTGCAACACCATGTTGTCGCCCAGAATTTTCGGCAACGTAATGGTTGCCTTTGCACTCAATGCAAACAGGCAAAAACAAAAAAAGAGATATGGAAAGTTTTGTTTGTTCACGAGGGCTTATTTAGGCAACGATGTTTTAAATGAAGAGATGTAGTACTCCGCTTTTTTATCCTGTTCGCCGCCGTTTGGCAAATCAAAATTTTGGTCCGTTGGCGTATCGGCATTGGGAAAGCGTCTTACACTTCCCGTTCGGAAAACGACACGGTCAATACTTGAAAGTGGTGCATAGAACAATCCCGACGACGCCTTGCCGTTTACGGTCACGGTGTAAAAACGATTGTCGGCATTCAAATCAATCTTAATGTTGTAGGTTTCGTTTGCTGCATACTTTGTCAAATTCTTGTTACGATAACCAGCCTTTGTAATCAAGGCCCCCGTTGAATCAAAACTTAAACGTACACCGGGCGTGCCTTTGCTGTCGGTGAACTCAATTTCAAGATTGCCATTCGTCGCTTGCTGCGGCGTAACGGAAAATTCAACAACGATGTGTTTTGAAGACGGAATCATACGTTCGGCTTTTGCGTAATCAAACGGATCCCAATCCTGAAGCGTCAATGCTTTTGTTCCGTTGCTCATCTTTTCAATCGAGACAGGCGTCCACAAGCCGCTGTTGTAATTCCATTGCGCCAATTCTTTTCCATCGGGCATTGAATTAAAAACTTCATCCACTTGCGACGTCACTTTATCCCGAACGGGAACGGGAATCATGGCCACCCAAATGTCTTCTTTGTTCATGCTGTAGCTTACCCAAATGTTTCCGTCTGGTGGCATTGGCCCTTCATCCGTAATGCCACGAACGTATTGCGGCCCGTAAGACTTATACGCACCGCCGTAACGCATAGACGTAATTTCACCGTTCACCAAAAGCAGTTTGTCGTAATTCAATCCATCATTGCTAACCGACAAAGCCAGGGGCCAGCGAAACTCTGATGGATTGTAGATCGTAACATACTTTCCATCGCTTGTTTTTTGTCCCCAGATTTTTGCGTTGCTGTTTACAAAATGCGGCGCACGGGTTGGATTGTAAAGCCACGTTTTGCCCCCGTCTTTTGTAATGTCGGTTAGCGCATTTTTCCAAAGACCGACGACTCTGCCATCATTCAACCTGTAATAAGAAAACGCTTTTAAATCTTTCTTCAAAGAGATCAATGGATCATCCCTGTCGGCTTCTTCCACCCATTGTTGGGTCATCAATGGGTTGGCAAGAATTTCATTACATGCTTCTATAAAACCCTTGTCTTTGCTTGAAGTATAAAAAGGATAAACCGTGTTCTTCTCGCTCCAGCCTTTGTTGTAACGAATAAAATAAATCGGCCCGAAGCTGCCGTCTTTGTAAATCTCACGAACGGCACGACCCATGCCGTGGCCGTCGTTCGGATCATCGCCGGGGCCAAGCACTACACCGTAAAAAGCAAGCGTGAGCAAACGATTTTTCTTCGACACGTAAAAACCCATTCGCTGATGGTTTACCGATAATAAATTCTTTGCTACTTCGGTTCGTCCTTCTTTCGTTGTGCCGTCGGGAATTTTTACCGGCGGAAAAAGAACAACCGGTTTGCTCCAATGATATCCGTCCTTGGACGTCAACAAAAAGGTTTGTCCGGGCGGAATGTGTTCGCCAACCGGATCGCTTAGGAAATGCAGGAAGAACTGATTGTTCCAATACACCAGCATGGGCTGATGATTGTACGTCCAAGCCGTGCCGCCGGCCCATTCGGGATGCTCCCGATTGGCGCGAAAAACCTGGATGTTGTGCACACCAACGGCCGGCGTTAATTGCCCGTGATGATAATCCACGTTTACCAGCGTGTTGCCAACGTAACGAACAGTGTCCTGCTGTGCCGATGCTGCAAAAGCCGTTAAAAGAGACAGTATGCCGATTGCTTTTTTCATCGCCTCGTCTTGCTTCGTTTAAAAGGCCGCAAGTAGTTTATTGTTTTCAAGTTTAGTTGATAAGGAGATATCATTCGTTATTCATCGTTCACCCCTTCACCGCTTCCATCCACGCATGGGCCATCAGGTGTGCACCGGCCAGTGTAGGATGCACGCCGTCGCCCGTCCAATAGACGCCGGGTGCTGATTGTTGCGCCTTGTCGTAAATGGATTGATAGGGAATAAATGCTGCGTCAAACTTGCCCGCAATTTCTTTTGCAGCCGTACGGTAATCGTTGAAAGCAGGATACCACTTTTCGTCAACGGCTTTGATACCGGAAACAGCATAAGGTTCGCCGATGATGAGTTTCACATCAGGCAAAGCCTGTTTGGTGCGGGTCAGCAAAGTGGTGAAATCATCGCGGTAGGTTTCAATCGTGCCCTTGTAACCGTTGACAAGCGTGTGCCAGAAGTCATTCACGCCAACCAGGATGCTGAGCACGTTGGGCTTCAGGTCGAGACAGTCTTTTTGCCAGCGATCGGCAAGTTGATAAACCTTGTTGCCGCTGATGCCGCGGTTGTAAATTTTTAAGCTTTTGTCCGCATACTTGTACAACAAATCCGATGCGGCCAGCATTGCGTAACCGCTTCCAAGCGCCGACGCAGCGTTTACGCCGGCATCGTCTTTTTTTCGTCCCGCATCGGTGATGGAATCACCTTGAAAAAGAATGACGTCGCCTTTTTGCAGACCGATTTTTTTTCGCATTGGTTCTGCAGCAAATGCAGATGTTACAAGGGATGGAATGGACAAACTTGCAACGGTTGCCAGCGAGGAGTTGCGTAAAAAATTGCGACGGGAATTGCTCTTGTTTTCGTTCATTGTTGATGGTTTTAATTTGGGCAACTTAACTTTTTCCGGGCCGCTTTAACAGGTTTGTAAGCACTTTTTTCTTTACTATGAAAACAGTTCCGTGCTTGTGGCCTTGCGGCAGGCTTACTTCGTTTGTTGCATCGGTAAACGTTTTGAAATCTTTTGTTTTCATCGCACCAAAAATTTTGTCGCGGTATTGGTCATAATAAACAAGATAACCATCCTTCACTTTGGCCACCGTTGGGCCTTCGGTGAAAGGTGGTGTGAAAGATTCCGATGCCTTTGAATAAGGCCCCAAAGCACTTGTTGCAAATGCCACTTTGATGTTTCGTGCAGGACGTGTATTGTCTTTCAACACCAACACATAATCGTTCTTAGCACGTTTTACTATTTCGCAATCAATTACACTAAAACCGGGATCGTAAAAAAGTTTGGTGGGTGAAAAGGTTTGAAAATCTTTCGTTGTTGTGTAGTACATCCGGTGATTGTTGTTCTCGTCTTCCTGTCCTTTTTCAAATCGAAACGGCACCGTCGACGCCCAAATGATGATGAAGGCATTTGCTTCGTCGTCGTAAAACAATTCAGGCGCCCAAACATTAACCGTGGTGGGTTCGTATTGCATCACGGGAATGGTGCGTTGTGCAGTCCAGTGAATCAAATCTTTTGACGCAGCATAGCCAAATGTTTTCGTGCCTTTCCACGCAGATGTAAATACCAAATGAAACGTACCGTCCGGGCCTTGCGCGATGGAAGGATCACGCATCACATTGCTGTCAACCGAAGGCTTGATAAACGTTGTATCAAAATCCTTCCAGTGATAACCGTCCTTGCTATAAGCGAGGTGCAAGCCGTCCGTTGCCGGCTCTCTGAACGAAGAAAAAAGATACACCTTCGACGAGCAAGCCGAAAGCATCAGCAACAAAAAACATCCAATCAAAAATTTCTTCATCAATTCTTTCATTGCGTATAACTCTGCTTTATTAACATTTCCAGCACCAACACCCAATCATTCCCTTCGCCTTCTTCGCCAGGCGGATCGAAGTTTCGCACACCTCTGTTACCAAAATGCCCAATCAAAAAATATCGTCCAGTTCGTGGATCGTACCAACTGGCTTTAATCAAATCACCACTGATCTTGTCCATATTCACGCTAAAACTTCGTCCCGTGTAATCATAAATCAATGCATAATCTTTCCCTCTCGTTGCTGCCAAATAATTATACTTCTCACCAATATCACCCGCAATCAAACTCTCGTCAGGCACCCGATCAAAATAAGATTTAGAAAGCATCAAATCTTTCAAATAATGCATTTGCTGTGCACCGCTGTCGTTCAGCGCAGTATACCAA
Coding sequences within:
- a CDS encoding glycoside hydrolase family 78 protein — translated: MKRVYKIVFAFLLACCSIATKASEVIITENLKCETLVNPKGIDVTSPRFNWQINSLARGVKQTAYQIIVASSLDKLSREEGDLWNSGRLASDRSILVVYAGTPLQSRQQCFWKVKTWTNLGETDWSTPASFTMGLLQASDWKAKWIGLDRAFSWDSVSKFARLSARYLRKEISASKDIKRATIYVSGLGLYELYINGDKIGDQVLAPGPTDYSKTILYNAFDVTPQLKGGKNAIGVVLGNGRFFTMRQAYKPQKWHDFGFPRMLLQLEIEYNDGTKQIVASDESWKATADGPIRTNNEYDGEEYDARKELNGWNKKEFNDAAWLQVDLMKTPGGMLKAQMNPFMKVMESIKPVSIKKLSSNRYVLDMGQNMAGWLKMNVKGEKGAAVTLRFAESLQPNGEPYVANLRDAKVTDVYTLKGDGKETWNPTFVTHGFRYVEITGYPGKPKLDDFAGEVVYDDLQTTGSLETSNSVINQVHKNAYWGIRSNYKGMPVDCPQRNERQPWLGDRTMGAYGESFLFDNNAFYAKWMNDLADAQTAEGSIPDVAPSFWFYYKDNMTWPGAFLTVSDMLYRQYGNKAPIEKHYAAMKKWLAYMKGKYMTPEYIVTKDSYGDWCVPPESPKLIHSQDSMRNTDPQLLATAYYYYFMDVMQRFASLTGHDEDIAGFAAEAVKVKAAFNKKFYHPSTAQYSNNTVTANLLPLAFHLVATSDSEKVFQNIVQKIQVQNGGHISTGVIGTQWLMRWLTLFGRGDIAYKLASNTTYPSWGYMVKNGATTIWELWNGNTADPAMNSQNHVMLLGDLLIWMYEDLGGIQSDATDVGFKKIIMKPSFVKELTFVNASHDSPYGKIESNWKREGNSLSWNVTVPANATALLYVPAGSTDAVKEDGKRIDAAQGVKFLRMENGSAVIQIGSGRYSFTTSSGTAGMGVN
- a CDS encoding glycoside hydrolase family 2 protein; the encoded protein is MKRKNYISFDSTPRSFAFKAMAFFSFFLLSTFFLLAQQTEVKYLSGTGSDNTVQWQFMCTGGMSANKWTTIAVPSCWELQGFGKYDYGLAKDSVRGKEKGLYKYEFTVPVNWKNKTVNLCFEGVMTDADVKVNGQSAGEIHQGAFYAFKYNVSSLLRFDGKNLLEVTVAKHSANQSVNEAERKADFWIFGGIFRPVFLEALPQTHIDYIAIDAKASGNFLAEVRTGSGNKISVQLYDAKGAKFGNITTANVTGDKTFIASPFSLPKLWSTEFPNLYKAVFTLYKNGKAVHVVEKKFGFRTIQVKPHDGIYVNGVKVKFKGVNRHSFWPTTGRTTSKALSITDVQLMKDMNMNAVRMSHYPPDEHFLDVCDSLGLYVLNELAGWHGHYDIPTGSKLVKEMIEHDVNHPCIVLWDNGNEGGHNFELDHLFANNDIQKRTVIHPWQDFNGFDTQHYREYNYGIGNYEAGHNIVMPTEFLHGWFDGGHGAGLEDYWEKMWSNPLSAGGFLWDLADEGVVRHDLKDSIDTDKFHGADGIVGPFHEKEGSYFAIKEIWSPVHFERKEITDDFDGTFNVENRFHFTNLSQCKFLWRLKSLQNTSLKEISGTAKSPNVLPKQNAVLQISLPNTWKAYDVLYVSAFGVDNKEIFTWSFPILKPSCVAKRFLQRTSKASRPTIQLQDSAFVIGSSGVSLRIHQRTGLLLDVKNAKGDIPFKNGPIVQEAVNNFSSFTQRYEGDTLVIASSFDRKKSYNTLQWKIYPSGIVQMIVRYFPSNYFTWFDGVNFSFPESQIKGVDYMGNGPYRVWKNRLKGNQFGIWRKEYNNTETAESWDYPEFKGYYSSFYQCRFVTTSQPFTVYTDNEDLFLRLFTPAPKTDQWHNYEPLFPSGDISFMQGIPSIGSKTQRAETTGPMGGKNIFYDYEKDSTRALQITLYFDFRNQ
- a CDS encoding sialate O-acetylesterase; amino-acid sequence: MNKQNFPYLFFCFCLFALSAKATITLPKILGDNMVLQRNAQVAIWGRADKGEKVVVKFGGQQKNAEADGEGNWMTWLDAMAASDKPRELTISGSNIIVLKNILVGEVWLCSGQSNMEYTMMKEGKFAHALHGTGIDSVALKNERNTSIRLFLVKRDLTKGDAANVNKGWNEAEGESLRAFSAAGYFFAKKLFEELHVPVGMIGSSVSGSNIEPWMSGEVKNGNSPQTISVDESNPGKFYSGMIKPLAPFTLKGFLWYQGETNCFLKEAPVYGFKFKHLINSWRKLWNDGGASFYFVQIAPFEYSKNSGKVALTDTDLPAFRQAQSEALSLPHTGMIVTTDLVDHISDLHPTYKWEIGKRLALLALAHDYGKKIEYSGPVLKAVQVKGNIINISFDHLGAGIVSNNNEPLTWFKVAGSDGIYHPANATIAQDKVIVVSVAVPSPAFVRFAWNEAAQPNLFNKDGLPAVPFECNVNKSSVDKNKKD
- a CDS encoding exo-alpha-sialidase, translating into MKKAIGILSLLTAFAASAQQDTVRYVGNTLVNVDYHHGQLTPAVGVHNIQVFRANREHPEWAGGTAWTYNHQPMLVYWNNQFFLHFLSDPVGEHIPPGQTFLLTSKDGYHWSKPVVLFPPVKIPDGTTKEGRTEVAKNLLSVNHQRMGFYVSKKNRLLTLAFYGVVLGPGDDPNDGHGMGRAVREIYKDGSFGPIYFIRYNKGWSEKNTVYPFYTSSKDKGFIEACNEILANPLMTQQWVEEADRDDPLISLKKDLKAFSYYRLNDGRVVGLWKNALTDITKDGGKTWLYNPTRAPHFVNSNAKIWGQKTSDGKYVTIYNPSEFRWPLALSVSNDGLNYDKLLLVNGEITSMRYGGAYKSYGPQYVRGITDEGPMPPDGNIWVSYSMNKEDIWVAMIPVPVRDKVTSQVDEVFNSMPDGKELAQWNYNSGLWTPVSIEKMSNGTKALTLQDWDPFDYAKAERMIPSSKHIVVEFSVTPQQATNGNLEIEFTDSKGTPGVRLSFDSTGALITKAGYRNKNLTKYAANETYNIKIDLNADNRFYTVTVNGKASSGLFYAPLSSIDRVVFRTGSVRRFPNADTPTDQNFDLPNGGEQDKKAEYYISSFKTSLPK
- a CDS encoding SGNH/GDSL hydrolase family protein, whose translation is MNENKSNSRRNFLRNSSLATVASLSIPSLVTSAFAAEPMRKKIGLQKGDVILFQGDSITDAGRKKDDAGVNAASALGSGYAMLAASDLLYKYADKSLKIYNRGISGNKVYQLADRWQKDCLDLKPNVLSILVGVNDFWHTLVNGYKGTIETYRDDFTTLLTRTKQALPDVKLIIGEPYAVSGIKAVDEKWYPAFNDYRTAAKEIAGKFDAAFIPYQSIYDKAQQSAPGVYWTGDGVHPTLAGAHLMAHAWMEAVKG
- a CDS encoding glycoside hydrolase family 43 protein; this translates as MKKFLIGCFLLLMLSACSSKVYLFSSFREPATDGLHLAYSKDGYHWKDFDTTFIKPSVDSNVMRDPSIAQGPDGTFHLVFTSAWKGTKTFGYAASKDLIHWTAQRTIPVMQYEPTTVNVWAPELFYDDEANAFIIIWASTVPFRFEKGQEDENNNHRMYYTTTKDFQTFSPTKLFYDPGFSVIDCEIVKRAKNDYVLVLKDNTRPARNIKVAFATSALGPYSKASESFTPPFTEGPTVAKVKDGYLVYYDQYRDKIFGAMKTKDFKTFTDATNEVSLPQGHKHGTVFIVKKKVLTNLLKRPGKS